A portion of the Juglans microcarpa x Juglans regia isolate MS1-56 chromosome 1D, Jm3101_v1.0, whole genome shotgun sequence genome contains these proteins:
- the LOC121240765 gene encoding hydrophobic protein LTI6B-like translates to MADEGTATCIDILLAIILPPLGVFLKFGCQVEFWICLLLTILGYLPGIIYAVYAITK, encoded by the exons ATGGCGGACGAAGGCACGGCTACTTGCATAGACATCCTCCTGGCAATCATCTTGCCTCCTCTTGGTGTCTTTCTCAAGTTTGGTTGCCAG GTGGAGTTTTGGATCTGTTTGTTACTGACCATCTTGGGCTATCTCCCTGGGATTATTTATGCTGTCTACGCCATCACCAAGTAG
- the LOC121240702 gene encoding anaphase-promoting complex subunit 11 isoform X6 yields the protein MKVKLLRIFPMILVRSLYISWHAVASWTWDAQDETCGICRMAFDGCCPDCKLPGDDCPLIWGACNHAFHLHCILKWVNSQTSQAHCPMCRREWQFKE from the exons ATGAAAGTCAAGCTCTTACGTATCTTTCCCATGATATT AGTACGTTCCCTTTACATCTC GTGGCATGCTGTTGCTTCTTGGACGTGGGATGCCCAGGATGAAACTTGTGGGATCTGCAGGATGGCCTTTGATGGTTGCTGTCCAGATTGCAAGCTCCCTGGGGATGATTGCCCACTAA TTTGGGGCGCATGCAACCATGCATTCCATCTTCACTGCATCTTAAAATGGGTGAATTCACAGACATCTCAAGCACATTGCCCCATGTGCCGTAGAGAATGGCAATTcaaagaatga
- the LOC121240702 gene encoding anaphase-promoting complex subunit 11 isoform X4 produces the protein MILMFWLGIKGEEDESQALTVRSLYISWHAVASWTWDAQDETCGICRMAFDGCCPDCKLPGDDCPLIWGACNHAFHLHCILKWVNSQTSQAHCPMCRREWQFKE, from the exons atgattttgatgttTTGGCTAGGAATCAAGG GAGAAGAGGATGAAAGTCAAGCTCTTAC AGTACGTTCCCTTTACATCTC GTGGCATGCTGTTGCTTCTTGGACGTGGGATGCCCAGGATGAAACTTGTGGGATCTGCAGGATGGCCTTTGATGGTTGCTGTCCAGATTGCAAGCTCCCTGGGGATGATTGCCCACTAA TTTGGGGCGCATGCAACCATGCATTCCATCTTCACTGCATCTTAAAATGGGTGAATTCACAGACATCTCAAGCACATTGCCCCATGTGCCGTAGAGAATGGCAATTcaaagaatga
- the LOC121240702 gene encoding anaphase-promoting complex subunit 11 isoform X8 — MKVKLLRGEARSQLYWWHAVASWTWDAQDETCGICRMAFDGCCPDCKLPGDDCPLIWGACNHAFHLHCILKWVNSQTSQAHCPMCRREWQFKE; from the exons ATGAAAGTCAAGCTCTTAC GTGGGGAAGCTAGAAGCCAACTATATTG GTGGCATGCTGTTGCTTCTTGGACGTGGGATGCCCAGGATGAAACTTGTGGGATCTGCAGGATGGCCTTTGATGGTTGCTGTCCAGATTGCAAGCTCCCTGGGGATGATTGCCCACTAA TTTGGGGCGCATGCAACCATGCATTCCATCTTCACTGCATCTTAAAATGGGTGAATTCACAGACATCTCAAGCACATTGCCCCATGTGCCGTAGAGAATGGCAATTcaaagaatga
- the LOC121240702 gene encoding anaphase-promoting complex subunit 11 isoform X7, whose translation MKVKLLLAALPNRVRSLYISWHAVASWTWDAQDETCGICRMAFDGCCPDCKLPGDDCPLIWGACNHAFHLHCILKWVNSQTSQAHCPMCRREWQFKE comes from the exons ATGAAAGTCAAGCTCTTAC TTGCTGCGCTCCCAAACAGAGTACGTTCCCTTTACATCTC GTGGCATGCTGTTGCTTCTTGGACGTGGGATGCCCAGGATGAAACTTGTGGGATCTGCAGGATGGCCTTTGATGGTTGCTGTCCAGATTGCAAGCTCCCTGGGGATGATTGCCCACTAA TTTGGGGCGCATGCAACCATGCATTCCATCTTCACTGCATCTTAAAATGGGTGAATTCACAGACATCTCAAGCACATTGCCCCATGTGCCGTAGAGAATGGCAATTcaaagaatga
- the LOC121240702 gene encoding anaphase-promoting complex subunit 11 isoform X5, producing MILMFWLGIKGEEDESQALTWHAVASWTWDAQDETCGICRMAFDGCCPDCKLPGDDCPLIWGACNHAFHLHCILKWVNSQTSQAHCPMCRREWQFKE from the exons atgattttgatgttTTGGCTAGGAATCAAGG GAGAAGAGGATGAAAGTCAAGCTCTTAC GTGGCATGCTGTTGCTTCTTGGACGTGGGATGCCCAGGATGAAACTTGTGGGATCTGCAGGATGGCCTTTGATGGTTGCTGTCCAGATTGCAAGCTCCCTGGGGATGATTGCCCACTAA TTTGGGGCGCATGCAACCATGCATTCCATCTTCACTGCATCTTAAAATGGGTGAATTCACAGACATCTCAAGCACATTGCCCCATGTGCCGTAGAGAATGGCAATTcaaagaatga
- the LOC121240702 gene encoding anaphase-promoting complex subunit 11 isoform X3: MILMFWLGIKGEEDESQALTEHLLRSQTEWHAVASWTWDAQDETCGICRMAFDGCCPDCKLPGDDCPLIWGACNHAFHLHCILKWVNSQTSQAHCPMCRREWQFKE, encoded by the exons atgattttgatgttTTGGCTAGGAATCAAGG GAGAAGAGGATGAAAGTCAAGCTCTTAC TGAACATTTGCTGCGCTCCCAAACAGA GTGGCATGCTGTTGCTTCTTGGACGTGGGATGCCCAGGATGAAACTTGTGGGATCTGCAGGATGGCCTTTGATGGTTGCTGTCCAGATTGCAAGCTCCCTGGGGATGATTGCCCACTAA TTTGGGGCGCATGCAACCATGCATTCCATCTTCACTGCATCTTAAAATGGGTGAATTCACAGACATCTCAAGCACATTGCCCCATGTGCCGTAGAGAATGGCAATTcaaagaatga
- the LOC121240702 gene encoding anaphase-promoting complex subunit 11 isoform X2 — protein MILMFWLGIKGEEDESQALTYLSHDILLRSQTEWHAVASWTWDAQDETCGICRMAFDGCCPDCKLPGDDCPLIWGACNHAFHLHCILKWVNSQTSQAHCPMCRREWQFKE, from the exons atgattttgatgttTTGGCTAGGAATCAAGG GAGAAGAGGATGAAAGTCAAGCTCTTACGTATCTTTCCCATGATATT TTGCTGCGCTCCCAAACAGA GTGGCATGCTGTTGCTTCTTGGACGTGGGATGCCCAGGATGAAACTTGTGGGATCTGCAGGATGGCCTTTGATGGTTGCTGTCCAGATTGCAAGCTCCCTGGGGATGATTGCCCACTAA TTTGGGGCGCATGCAACCATGCATTCCATCTTCACTGCATCTTAAAATGGGTGAATTCACAGACATCTCAAGCACATTGCCCCATGTGCCGTAGAGAATGGCAATTcaaagaatga
- the LOC121240702 gene encoding anaphase-promoting complex subunit 11 isoform X1 gives MILMFWLGIKGEEDESQALTYLSHDIPCEHLLRSQTEWHAVASWTWDAQDETCGICRMAFDGCCPDCKLPGDDCPLIWGACNHAFHLHCILKWVNSQTSQAHCPMCRREWQFKE, from the exons atgattttgatgttTTGGCTAGGAATCAAGG GAGAAGAGGATGAAAGTCAAGCTCTTACGTATCTTTCCCATGATATT CCTTGTGAACATTTGCTGCGCTCCCAAACAGA GTGGCATGCTGTTGCTTCTTGGACGTGGGATGCCCAGGATGAAACTTGTGGGATCTGCAGGATGGCCTTTGATGGTTGCTGTCCAGATTGCAAGCTCCCTGGGGATGATTGCCCACTAA TTTGGGGCGCATGCAACCATGCATTCCATCTTCACTGCATCTTAAAATGGGTGAATTCACAGACATCTCAAGCACATTGCCCCATGTGCCGTAGAGAATGGCAATTcaaagaatga
- the LOC121240702 gene encoding anaphase-promoting complex subunit 11 isoform X9, giving the protein MKVKLLRIFPMILWHAVASWTWDAQDETCGICRMAFDGCCPDCKLPGDDCPLIWGACNHAFHLHCILKWVNSQTSQAHCPMCRREWQFKE; this is encoded by the exons ATGAAAGTCAAGCTCTTACGTATCTTTCCCATGATATT GTGGCATGCTGTTGCTTCTTGGACGTGGGATGCCCAGGATGAAACTTGTGGGATCTGCAGGATGGCCTTTGATGGTTGCTGTCCAGATTGCAAGCTCCCTGGGGATGATTGCCCACTAA TTTGGGGCGCATGCAACCATGCATTCCATCTTCACTGCATCTTAAAATGGGTGAATTCACAGACATCTCAAGCACATTGCCCCATGTGCCGTAGAGAATGGCAATTcaaagaatga